A single window of Cheilinus undulatus linkage group 12, ASM1832078v1, whole genome shotgun sequence DNA harbors:
- the LOC121518501 gene encoding collagenase 3-like, whose product MRSYCVCIILSLALTAHCAPASPVTVQDENFAESYLKNFFNLTEERGPPGRQGINPVARKLSEMQRFFGLQITGSLDADTLALMKKPRCGVPDTNIGRFSTFGSHLKWQTTSLTYRIENYTPDMSVAEIDDSIQKALDVWARVTLLRFTKIHSGTADIMISFGRRSHGDHYPFDGPGGTLAHAFAPSSGIGGDAHFDDDETFTFRSTRGYVLFMVAAHEFGHSLGLSHSNDPGALMYPVYSYRNPDTFVLPQDDVKGIQSLYGPNPNKPAKPEPEAPTTPDACDSTMVLDAVTTLRGEMIFFKDSFFWHSYPQSLTPQQSLISNFWPNGPSSVDAAYESRQSDMIFLFKGPRVWAFNAYQPVRGYPKKITSMGFPRCVRKIDAALYDAETSKILFFVGYDYFSYDESRGSMDPGSPKRVEETFPGLNGKVTAAFQYRGFSYIYSGPYMFEYSLRTSRLNRVLRNSFFLRCTNY is encoded by the exons ATGAGGTCTTACTGTGTTTGCATCATCCTGAGCCTGGCTCTCACAGCTCACTGTGCTCCAGCATCACCAGTCACTGTGCAGGATGAAAACTTTGCAGAG agctACCTGAAGAATTTCTTCAACCTGACAGAGGAGAGAGGTCCACCTGGCAGACAAGGAATCAACCCTGTGGCAAGAAAGCTGAGTGAGATGCAGAGATTCTTTGGTCTTCAGATCACCGGGTCCCTCGATGCAGACACCTTGGCCTTGATGAAGAAGCCCCGCTGTGGTGTCCCTGATACCAACATTGGCCGATTCTCCACCTTTGGAAGCCACCTGAAGTGGCAGACAACCAGCCTCACATACAG GATAGAGAACTACACCCCTGACATGTCTGTAGCAGAGATCGATGACTCTATCCAGAAAGCCCTGGATGTTTGGGCAAGGGTCACTCTTCTGAGGTTCACAAAGATCCACAGCGGCACCGCAGACATCATGATCTCCTTTGGCCGCAGAT CACATGGTGACCATTACCCCTTTGATGGCCCAGGTGGCACTCTGGCCCACGCCTTCGCCCCGTCCTCTGGCATCGGAGGAGACGCTCACTTTGACGACGATGAGACCTTCACCTTTCGCTCAACCCGTG GTTACGTCCTCTTCATGGTGGCTGCCCATGAGTTTGGtcactctctgggtttgtctCACTCTAATGACCCCGGTGCTCTGATGTACCCCGTGTACAGCTACAGAAACCCTGACACCTTCGTGCTGCCCCAGGACGACGTCAAAGGAATCCAGTCTCTCTATG GTCCAAACCCCAACAAGCCTGCTAAGCCTGAACCTGAGGCCCCGACCACCCCTGACGCCTGTGATTCCACCATGGTGTTGGACGCTGTCACCACCCTGAGAGGGGAGATGATCTTCTTCAAGGACAG CTTCTTCTGGCATAGCTACCCTCAGAGCCTGACCCCTCAGCAGAGCCTCATCTCAAACTTCTGGCCCAACGGTCCCTCCAGCGTTGACGCTGCTTATGAAAGCCGTCAGTCTGACATGATCTTTCTCTTCAAAG GTCCTAGGGTGTGGGCCTTTAATGCCTACCAGCCTGTGCGCGGCTATCCTAAAAAGATCACCTCTATGGGTTTCCCCAGATGTGTGAGGAAAATCGACGCAGCTCTTTATGATGCTGAAACTAGCAAGATTCTGTTCTTTGTGGGCTACGATTACTTCAG TTATGATGAGAGCAGAGGGAGCATGGATCCAGGGTCCCCCAAGAGGGTGGAGGAGACCTTCCCCGGCCTAAACGGGAAGGTGACAGCAGCTTTCCAGTACAGAG GGTTCTCTTACATCTACAGTGGACCGTACATGTTCGAGTACAGCCTGAGGACCAGCAGGTTGAACCGCGTGCTGAGGAACAGCTTCTTCCTGCGCTGCACTAACTACTAG